One Sphingomonas sp. LHG3406-1 genomic window carries:
- a CDS encoding SUF system Fe-S cluster assembly regulator → MRLTHLADYAVVILTAAAAHEQGARLSAAALAEDTGLPLPTTQKVMGKLGQAGLLKATRGIGGGFSFARPPEAITLVDIIEAVEGPIAMTQCCGSDEASDCAIDSHCRIKPHMNIVSRTVRDALAGVTLEQLARVRSLEDA, encoded by the coding sequence ATGCGCCTTACCCATCTCGCCGATTATGCGGTGGTGATCCTCACCGCCGCCGCCGCCCATGAGCAGGGCGCGCGGCTCAGCGCGGCTGCGCTGGCGGAGGATACCGGGCTGCCGCTGCCCACCACCCAGAAGGTGATGGGCAAGCTCGGTCAGGCGGGGCTGCTCAAGGCGACTCGCGGTATCGGTGGCGGTTTCTCCTTCGCCCGCCCGCCAGAGGCGATCACGCTGGTGGACATCATCGAAGCCGTCGAAGGCCCCATCGCCATGACCCAATGCTGCGGCAGCGACGAGGCAAGCGACTGCGCGATCGATTCCCACTGCCGGATCAAGCCGCACATGAACATCGTCAGCCGCACGGTGCGCGACGCGCTGGCCGGCGTGACCCTCGAACAGCTGGCGCGCGTGCGCAGCCTGGAAGACGCATGA
- the sufB gene encoding Fe-S cluster assembly protein SufB, protein MNEETIIKNREAHEAAEKLATYEWGFTSDIESEFAPKGLSEDTVRFISAKKGEPEWLLDWRLKAYRAWLEMEEVDWAKLDIPAIDYQDAYYYAEPKKKPTIASLDELDPEIRRTYEKLGIPIEEQKVLAGVEGARKVAVDAVFDSVSVATTFREELDRAGVIFRSISEAVKEFPDLVRKYLGSVVPQRDNFFACLNSAVFSDGTFVYIPEGVRCPMELSTYFRINAENTGQFERTLIVADKGSYVSYLEGCTAPMRDENQLHAAVVEIVAHDDAEVKYSTVQNWYPGNAEGVGGIYNFVTKRAMCSGRNSKVSWTQVETGSAITWKYPSCILKGDGSVGEFYSVALTNNRQQADTGTKMVHIGKNTRSTIVSKGISAGRSDNTYRGLVRVLPGAENVRNFTQCDSLLLGDQCGAHTVPYIEVKNPTATIEHEATTSKISEDQLFYAMARGLDQEAAVALIVNGFAREVLKQLPMEFAVEAQKLLGISLEGSVG, encoded by the coding sequence ATGAACGAAGAGACCATCATCAAGAACCGCGAGGCGCACGAGGCCGCCGAGAAGCTCGCCACCTACGAGTGGGGCTTTACCTCCGACATCGAATCCGAGTTCGCCCCCAAGGGCCTTTCCGAAGATACCGTCCGCTTCATCAGCGCCAAGAAGGGCGAGCCCGAGTGGCTGCTCGACTGGCGCCTCAAGGCCTATCGCGCCTGGCTGGAGATGGAGGAGGTCGACTGGGCCAAGCTCGACATCCCGGCGATCGATTACCAGGACGCTTATTATTACGCCGAGCCCAAGAAGAAGCCGACTATCGCGTCGCTCGACGAGCTCGACCCGGAGATCCGCCGCACCTACGAGAAGCTTGGCATCCCGATCGAGGAGCAGAAGGTGCTTGCGGGTGTCGAGGGCGCGCGCAAGGTGGCGGTCGATGCGGTGTTCGACAGCGTCTCGGTCGCAACCACCTTCCGCGAGGAGCTGGACCGCGCGGGCGTCATTTTCCGCTCGATCTCGGAAGCGGTGAAGGAATTTCCCGACCTCGTCCGCAAGTATCTCGGCAGCGTCGTGCCGCAGCGCGACAACTTCTTCGCCTGCCTCAACAGCGCGGTCTTCTCCGACGGCACCTTCGTCTACATTCCCGAGGGCGTCCGCTGCCCGATGGAGCTGTCGACCTATTTCCGCATCAATGCCGAGAATACGGGCCAGTTCGAGCGCACTTTGATCGTCGCCGACAAGGGCAGCTACGTGTCCTACCTCGAAGGCTGCACCGCGCCGATGCGCGACGAGAACCAGCTGCATGCCGCAGTGGTCGAGATCGTTGCCCATGACGATGCCGAGGTGAAATACAGCACCGTCCAGAACTGGTACCCAGGCAATGCCGAAGGCGTCGGCGGAATCTACAATTTCGTGACCAAGCGGGCGATGTGCTCAGGGCGAAACAGCAAGGTCAGCTGGACCCAGGTCGAGACCGGCAGCGCGATTACGTGGAAGTATCCGAGCTGCATCCTCAAGGGCGATGGCAGCGTCGGGGAATTCTATTCGGTCGCGCTGACCAACAACCGCCAGCAGGCCGACACCGGCACCAAGATGGTGCACATCGGCAAGAACACCCGCTCGACCATCGTGTCGAAGGGCATTTCGGCCGGGCGTAGCGACAACACCTATCGCGGGCTGGTGCGGGTGCTTCCGGGCGCGGAGAATGTCCGCAACTTTACCCAGTGCGACAGCCTGCTCTTGGGCGACCAGTGCGGCGCGCACACCGTGCCCTACATCGAGGTCAAGAACCCGACCGCGACCATCGAGCATGAAGCGACCACGTCGAAGATCAGCGAGGACCAGTTGTTCTACGCCATGGCGCGCGGACTCGACCAGGAAGCGGCCGTCGCCCTGATCGTCAACGGCTTCGCCCGCGAGGTGCTGAAGCAGCTGCCGATGGAGTTTGCTGTCGAGGCCCAGAAGCTGCTGGGGATCAGCCTTGAGGGGAGCGTAGGGTGA
- the sufC gene encoding Fe-S cluster assembly ATPase SufC: MLKIEDLHATVADKPILNGLSLSVPAGEVHAIMGPNGAGKSTLAYVLGGRPGYEVTGGSVSLDGQDLLAQEPHDRAAAGLFLGFQYPVEIPGVSSMQFIRESLNAQRRARGEQELSGAEFIRLARAEAAELGMDVDMLKRPVNVGFSGGEKKRAEMVQMGIMRPKFAVLDETDSGLDIDALRIVGAGINRIMRAPDKGVLLITHYQRLLDYVQPDRVHVLTAGQITRSGGPELAHELERGGYAEVA, from the coding sequence ATGTTGAAGATTGAAGACCTCCACGCGACCGTCGCGGACAAGCCGATCCTGAACGGCCTCAGCCTCTCCGTTCCGGCGGGCGAGGTGCATGCGATCATGGGGCCGAACGGGGCGGGCAAGTCGACGCTCGCCTATGTGCTCGGCGGTCGGCCTGGCTATGAGGTGACCGGCGGGTCGGTGTCGCTCGACGGCCAGGACCTGCTGGCGCAGGAGCCGCACGACCGCGCCGCCGCCGGGCTGTTCCTCGGCTTCCAATATCCGGTCGAAATCCCCGGCGTCTCCTCCATGCAGTTCATCCGCGAGAGCCTGAACGCGCAGCGGCGTGCCCGCGGTGAGCAGGAGCTGAGCGGCGCCGAGTTCATCCGCCTCGCCCGCGCCGAAGCGGCCGAGCTCGGCATGGACGTCGACATGCTCAAGCGGCCGGTCAATGTCGGCTTCTCGGGCGGCGAGAAGAAAAGGGCCGAGATGGTCCAGATGGGCATCATGCGCCCGAAGTTCGCGGTGCTCGACGAGACCGACAGCGGGCTCGACATCGACGCGCTGCGGATCGTCGGCGCGGGCATCAACCGCATCATGCGTGCGCCCGACAAGGGTGTGCTGCTGATCACTCATTACCAACGGCTGCTCGACTATGTGCAGCCCGACCGCGTCCACGTGCTGACCGCCGGACAGATCACCCGCTCGGGCGGTCCGGAGCTGGCGCACGAACTTGAGCGCGGGGGCTACGCCGAGGTCGCATGA
- a CDS encoding SufD family Fe-S cluster assembly protein translates to MTSLALPTRKDEAFRYADLSALDRVWHGLAPARRIDIPAGEQDSRVLIVNQDSVEVHRAEIVLQPGASLSLFVLNGATEYGRVEVDVTVRDGAHFALHAANIAGGKATQEIVTTVRHEEPNGTSNQVVRSVLAGQSTGSYLGKVAVARHAQKVDGEQSVKAMLLDRGATANCKPELEIYADDVKCAHGASVGELDADQLFYALSRGLDPASAKALLLEGFVMQLWDEAPADRREELIAETRRLLREVAA, encoded by the coding sequence ATGACGTCGCTTGCTCTCCCCACCCGCAAGGACGAGGCGTTTCGCTACGCCGACCTGTCGGCGCTGGACCGCGTCTGGCACGGCCTCGCGCCGGCGCGCCGGATCGACATTCCGGCGGGCGAGCAGGATTCCCGTGTCCTCATCGTCAACCAGGACAGCGTCGAGGTGCATCGCGCCGAGATCGTGCTTCAACCGGGCGCCTCGCTGTCGCTGTTCGTGCTTAACGGCGCGACTGAATATGGTCGGGTCGAGGTCGACGTCACCGTTCGCGACGGGGCGCATTTCGCGCTCCACGCGGCCAACATCGCTGGCGGCAAGGCGACTCAGGAAATCGTCACCACCGTGCGCCACGAGGAGCCGAACGGCACCTCCAACCAGGTCGTCCGCAGCGTGCTCGCCGGCCAGTCCACCGGCTCCTACCTCGGCAAGGTCGCGGTCGCGCGCCATGCGCAAAAGGTCGACGGCGAGCAGTCGGTCAAGGCGATGCTGCTCGACCGCGGCGCGACGGCCAACTGCAAGCCCGAGCTGGAGATTTACGCCGACGACGTGAAGTGCGCCCACGGCGCCAGCGTCGGCGAGCTGGATGCGGACCAATTGTTCTACGCCCTCTCCCGCGGGCTCGATCCGGCCAGTGCCAAGGCGCTGCTGCTCGAGGGCTTCGTCATGCAATTGTGGGACGAAGCCCCCGCGGACCGCCGCGAGGAGCTGATCGCCGAAACCCGCCGCCTGCTGCGGGAGGTGGCGGCGTGA
- a CDS encoding cysteine desulfurase, with protein sequence MNVQTPIAASPDVRDQFPAISGWHYLDSAVSAQKPQAVVDAITRAYAQDYASVHRGVYQRSADMTLAYEAARVRAANFIGGGAEEVVFTRGATEAINLVAQVLPKQGRDRVLLSALEHHSNIVPWQLAGYEIDVVPLTADGRIDLDATEAMVSDRHRVVSFAHVSNVLGSILDAKRAAEIAHSKGALLLLDGCQAAPRQAVDVAAIGADFYAYSGHKLYGPTGIGVLWGRGELLESMPPWQGGGAMIDQVSFERSTFMPAPQRFEAGTPHIVGGIGLAAAIDWVEGIGTERLHAHEAALVAECREALRSLGFVKLFGPEESAGIVSFEVEGVHPHDVGTILDDSGVAIRAGHHCAQPLMALLGVPATCRASFAAHSGSDDIDALVEGLRKVKRIFA encoded by the coding sequence GTGAACGTCCAGACTCCCATCGCCGCGTCGCCCGATGTGCGCGACCAGTTCCCGGCCATCTCCGGCTGGCATTATCTCGACAGCGCCGTCTCTGCGCAGAAGCCGCAGGCCGTCGTCGATGCCATCACCCGCGCCTATGCGCAGGATTATGCGAGCGTGCACCGCGGCGTCTACCAGCGCTCGGCGGACATGACGCTCGCCTATGAAGCGGCACGGGTGCGGGCGGCGAACTTCATCGGTGGCGGGGCGGAGGAAGTCGTCTTCACTCGCGGCGCGACCGAGGCGATCAACCTCGTGGCGCAGGTGCTGCCGAAGCAGGGCCGCGATCGCGTGCTCCTCTCCGCGCTCGAACACCACAGCAACATCGTGCCCTGGCAGCTCGCCGGCTACGAGATCGATGTCGTGCCGCTCACCGCCGACGGCCGGATCGATCTCGACGCCACCGAGGCGATGGTCTCCGACCGGCACCGGGTGGTCAGCTTCGCCCATGTGTCGAACGTGCTCGGCTCGATCCTCGACGCCAAGCGGGCGGCCGAGATCGCCCATTCGAAGGGCGCGCTTCTGCTGCTCGACGGCTGCCAGGCAGCGCCGCGGCAGGCGGTGGACGTGGCCGCGATCGGCGCCGATTTCTACGCCTATTCGGGTCACAAGCTCTACGGCCCGACCGGCATCGGCGTGCTGTGGGGGCGCGGCGAGCTGCTCGAGTCCATGCCCCCCTGGCAGGGCGGCGGGGCGATGATCGACCAGGTCAGCTTCGAGCGTAGCACCTTCATGCCCGCGCCGCAGCGGTTCGAGGCCGGCACCCCCCACATCGTCGGCGGAATCGGCCTTGCCGCCGCCATCGACTGGGTCGAAGGCATCGGCACCGAGCGCCTCCACGCCCATGAAGCCGCGCTGGTGGCCGAATGCCGCGAGGCGCTGCGCAGTCTAGGCTTCGTCAAGCTGTTCGGGCCCGAAGAGAGCGCCGGTATCGTCAGTTTCGAGGTCGAGGGCGTGCATCCGCACGACGTCGGCACCATCCTCGACGACTCCGGCGTGGCGATCCGCGCCGGTCATCATTGCGCGCAGCCGCTAATGGCGTTGCTCGGCGTCCCGGCCACCTGCCGCGCCAGCTTCGCCGCCCATAGTGGAAGCGACGACATCGACGCCCTTGTGGAGGGCCTCAGGAAAGTGAAGCGGATCTTCGCATGA
- a CDS encoding SUF system Fe-S cluster assembly protein, whose translation MNQERKIEIEEVEAVSPPPKARVDLETPAETFERKRDYLAGFLAEQPADGPVGGAGSDLQAAIVETLRTIYDPEIPVDIYELGLIYDVSVTEDGDATVLMTLTTPHCPVAESMPGEVEIRVLSVPGVRDAEVKLVWDPPWDPSKMSDEARLELGML comes from the coding sequence ATGAACCAGGAACGCAAGATCGAGATCGAGGAAGTGGAGGCGGTCAGCCCCCCGCCCAAGGCGCGCGTCGACCTCGAGACGCCTGCCGAGACGTTCGAGCGCAAGCGCGATTATCTCGCCGGCTTCCTCGCCGAGCAGCCGGCCGACGGGCCGGTGGGCGGGGCCGGGAGCGACCTACAGGCCGCAATCGTCGAGACGCTCAGGACCATCTACGACCCCGAGATACCGGTCGACATTTACGAACTCGGCCTGATCTACGACGTGTCGGTCACCGAGGATGGCGACGCCACGGTGCTCATGACCCTTACTACCCCGCACTGCCCGGTCGCCGAGTCGATGCCGGGCGAGGTCGAGATTCGCGTCCTCTCGGTGCCAGGCGTCCGCGATGCCGAGGTCAAGCTGGTCTGGGACCCGCCCTGGGACCCGAGCAAGATGAGCGACGAGGCCCGGCTCGAACTGGGGATGCTGTGA
- a CDS encoding iron-sulfur cluster assembly accessory protein yields the protein MAETKLRVRPAAITLTPGAEQRVADLMARAPADAIGVKLSTPRRGCSGLAYSVDYVTSEDKFDEKIETPGGTFYVDGGSILYLIGSVMDWREDDFTAGFVFENPNAKGSCGCGESFTV from the coding sequence ATGGCCGAAACCAAGCTTCGCGTCCGTCCCGCGGCAATCACCCTCACGCCGGGAGCCGAGCAAAGGGTCGCCGATCTGATGGCCAGGGCCCCCGCCGATGCCATCGGAGTCAAGCTCTCCACCCCCCGTCGCGGCTGCTCGGGGCTGGCCTATTCGGTCGATTACGTCACGTCAGAGGACAAGTTTGACGAGAAGATCGAGACTCCGGGCGGCACCTTCTATGTCGATGGCGGATCCATCCTTTATCTGATCGGCTCGGTCATGGACTGGCGGGAGGATGATTTCACCGCCGGCTTCGTGTTCGAGAACCCCAACGCCAAGGGCAGCTGCGGCTGCGGCGAGAGCTTCACCGTCTGA
- the thrS gene encoding threonine--tRNA ligase: MSRMFRISLPDGTVREMPEGSTPADVAAAIGPGLAKAALAARVNGEVRDIMRPFEEDAELALITARDEKDALELVRHDYAHVLAEAVQKLYPGTQITFGPATDDGFYYDFAPAADRGPFTEEDLPAIEEAMRSVIAADEPLIREVWQREDVRDFFARSGESFKAEWVMELPEGEPITMYRSGQGENAWMDLCRGPHLASTGKLDPQAFKLTRVSGAYWRGDPKNPMLSRIYGTAWLNKKQLSEHLTRLEEAAKRDHRRLAREMDLFHLQEEAHGSIFWHPNGFKIWRELEAYMRRKIDAAGYREIKTPQVMDAHQWEQSGHWGKYRENMFVIPDEVPNTEDVGPLVSDDAKWMALKPMNCPAHVLVFRQGIKSYRDLPLRLFEHGCCHRNEPHGALHGLMRVRQFTQDDAHIFCTEGQVVEEVKAFCALADAIYKDFGFTYQVKLALRPEKRFGSEADWDKAEQELRDAVAEAGMANDDYGWEELPGEGAFYAPKLEWHLTDAIGRTWQVGTIQGDRVLPDRLDASFVGEDGERHRPVMLHRAIFGSYERFIGILIEHHAGRFPVWLAPTQAVVATIVSDADGYANEVTARLAAAGLRVEVDTRNEKINYKVREHSLAKVPLLLVVGKREAEEGTVAVRRLGSEDRQQVMSLDEALAMLKAEATPPDLRG, from the coding sequence ATGTCCAGGATGTTCCGAATCTCGCTTCCCGACGGCACCGTGCGGGAGATGCCGGAAGGGTCGACCCCGGCCGACGTCGCCGCCGCCATCGGGCCGGGCCTCGCCAAGGCCGCGCTCGCGGCCCGCGTGAACGGCGAAGTGCGCGACATCATGCGTCCATTCGAAGAGGATGCCGAGCTCGCCCTTATCACCGCGCGGGACGAGAAGGACGCGCTGGAGCTGGTCCGCCATGACTATGCCCACGTCCTCGCCGAGGCGGTGCAGAAGCTCTACCCGGGCACGCAGATCACCTTTGGCCCGGCGACCGACGATGGCTTCTACTACGACTTCGCGCCTGCCGCCGATCGCGGGCCGTTCACCGAAGAGGACCTGCCGGCAATCGAGGAAGCGATGCGCAGTGTCATCGCCGCCGACGAGCCGCTGATCCGCGAAGTGTGGCAGCGTGAGGACGTGCGCGACTTCTTCGCCCGCAGCGGTGAGAGCTTCAAGGCCGAGTGGGTGATGGAGCTGCCCGAAGGCGAGCCGATCACCATGTATCGCTCGGGCCAGGGCGAGAATGCGTGGATGGACCTCTGCCGCGGGCCGCACCTCGCCAGCACCGGCAAGCTCGACCCGCAGGCGTTCAAGCTGACCCGCGTATCGGGCGCCTACTGGCGCGGCGATCCCAAGAACCCGATGCTGAGCCGGATTTACGGCACCGCCTGGCTCAACAAGAAGCAGCTGTCCGAGCATCTCACGCGGCTGGAGGAAGCGGCCAAGCGCGACCATCGCCGCCTGGCCCGGGAGATGGACCTGTTCCACCTCCAGGAAGAAGCGCACGGGTCCATCTTCTGGCACCCCAACGGCTTCAAGATCTGGCGCGAGCTCGAGGCCTACATGCGCCGCAAGATCGATGCCGCCGGCTATCGCGAGATCAAGACCCCGCAAGTGATGGACGCGCACCAGTGGGAGCAGTCCGGCCACTGGGGCAAGTATCGCGAAAACATGTTCGTTATCCCCGACGAGGTGCCGAACACCGAGGACGTCGGTCCCCTCGTCTCCGACGATGCCAAGTGGATGGCGCTGAAGCCGATGAACTGCCCGGCCCACGTGCTGGTCTTCCGCCAGGGTATCAAGAGCTACCGCGACTTGCCGCTGCGCCTGTTCGAGCATGGCTGCTGCCATCGCAACGAACCGCATGGCGCGCTGCATGGCCTGATGCGGGTGCGTCAGTTCACGCAGGACGATGCGCATATCTTCTGCACCGAAGGCCAGGTGGTGGAGGAGGTAAAGGCCTTCTGCGCGCTTGCCGACGCCATCTACAAGGATTTCGGCTTCACCTATCAGGTCAAGCTCGCGCTGCGCCCGGAGAAGCGCTTCGGCTCCGAGGCCGACTGGGACAAGGCCGAGCAGGAGCTGCGCGACGCCGTTGCCGAAGCCGGCATGGCCAACGACGACTATGGCTGGGAGGAGCTTCCGGGCGAAGGCGCCTTTTACGCACCCAAGCTCGAGTGGCACCTGACCGATGCCATCGGCCGGACCTGGCAGGTCGGCACGATCCAGGGCGACCGCGTTCTGCCCGACCGGCTGGATGCGAGCTTCGTCGGCGAGGATGGCGAGCGCCACCGGCCGGTCATGCTCCACCGCGCCATCTTCGGCAGCTACGAACGCTTCATCGGCATCCTGATCGAACATCATGCCGGCCGCTTCCCGGTCTGGCTCGCGCCGACCCAGGCAGTGGTGGCGACGATCGTCTCAGACGCCGACGGCTATGCCAATGAGGTGACCGCCAGGCTGGCCGCGGCCGGGCTTCGGGTCGAGGTCGACACGCGCAACGAGAAGATCAACTACAAGGTGCGCGAACACAGCCTCGCCAAGGTCCCGCTGCTCCTCGTGGTCGGCAAGCGCGAGGCGGAGGAAGGCACCGTCGCGGTGCGCCGCCTCGGCTCGGAGGACCGCCAGCAGGTGATGAGCCTCGACGAGGCGCTTGCCATGCTCAAGGCCGAAGCGACGCCGCCCGACCTGCGCGGCTGA
- the infC gene encoding translation initiation factor IF-3 has product MMRRPLAPPQLSGPRYNEFIQSQKVRVIDENGENLGVMYTREAIEQAADVGLDLVEISPNADPPVAKFLDIGRFKYEAQKKANEQRKRQKTQEIKEIKMRPNIDDHDYDTKMKKVVEFLEEGDKVKVTMRFRGREMAHGQLGMAVLQRVAEATNEIAKVEAHPRMEGRQMLMVLAPK; this is encoded by the coding sequence ATGATGCGCCGCCCCTTGGCGCCGCCCCAGCTATCCGGTCCTCGCTACAATGAGTTCATCCAGAGCCAGAAGGTCCGGGTGATCGACGAGAACGGCGAGAACCTTGGCGTGATGTATACGCGTGAAGCGATCGAGCAGGCCGCGGATGTCGGCCTCGACCTGGTCGAGATCAGCCCCAATGCCGACCCGCCCGTCGCCAAGTTCCTCGACATCGGCCGCTTCAAATATGAGGCGCAGAAGAAGGCGAACGAGCAGCGCAAGCGCCAGAAGACGCAGGAGATCAAGGAGATCAAAATGCGTCCGAACATCGACGACCACGACTATGACACCAAGATGAAGAAGGTCGTCGAGTTCCTCGAGGAGGGTGACAAGGTGAAGGTCACCATGCGCTTCCGTGGCCGCGAGATGGCGCACGGCCAGCTTGGCATGGCGGTGCTCCAGCGCGTTGCCGAAGCCACCAACGAGATCGCCAAGGTCGAGGCGCACCCGCGCATGGAAGGCCGCCAGATGCTGATGGTGCTCGCGCCGAAGTGA